In Reichenbachiella agarivorans, one genomic interval encodes:
- the ppk2 gene encoding polyphosphate kinase 2, with protein sequence MELYNIENNQEYLNLQVELIAMQRWVQDTGQRVAILFEGRDTAGKGGAIMRFVRYLNPRGYRIVALPKPTEMEKGQWYFQRYIQQLPNRGEIVLFDRSWYNRAVVEPVMNFCSSEQYEVFMKNVVTVEKMLVEDGIHIFKLWFSIDEQEQKKRLEERITDPLKKWKLSTVDMEAQLKWNTYTHYKMEMFAQTSWQGAPWIILKGNDKENARLEGIRHVLTSLNYPDKGQTGERLSPDGNIVTHAEIRRD encoded by the coding sequence ATGGAACTCTATAACATCGAAAACAACCAAGAATACCTCAACCTCCAAGTTGAATTGATCGCCATGCAGCGCTGGGTTCAAGACACGGGTCAGCGTGTAGCCATTTTGTTTGAGGGCAGAGACACTGCGGGCAAAGGGGGCGCCATCATGAGGTTTGTACGGTACTTGAATCCGCGAGGGTACAGAATCGTCGCATTGCCCAAACCGACCGAAATGGAAAAAGGGCAGTGGTATTTTCAGCGCTACATACAACAACTACCCAATAGAGGTGAAATCGTACTCTTTGACCGCAGCTGGTACAACCGTGCGGTGGTAGAGCCAGTGATGAATTTTTGCTCCAGCGAACAATACGAAGTATTCATGAAAAATGTGGTCACCGTTGAGAAAATGCTGGTAGAAGATGGGATTCACATCTTCAAACTGTGGTTCTCCATCGACGAACAAGAACAGAAGAAGCGACTGGAAGAGCGCATCACCGATCCCCTCAAAAAATGGAAATTGAGTACGGTAGACATGGAGGCACAGCTCAAATGGAATACCTACACCCATTACAAAATGGAGATGTTTGCGCAGACTAGCTGGCAAGGTGCTCCATGGATCATCCTAAAAGGAAATGACAAAGAAAATGCTCGACTGGAAGGAATCAGACATGTATTGACCTCTCTCAACTATCCTGACAAGGGTCAAACTGGGGAGCGCTTGTCTCCTGACGGAAACATCGTCACGCATGCAGAAATTCGCAGAGATTAA
- a CDS encoding DUF2062 domain-containing protein encodes MAKYWDRFRFKIKRHFVEVLQSKNSDHSLAMGYALGTFVSILPTPGFSFFIGLLLVLVFKRINKAMVFIAMAIWNIWTVIPFYWLSLLIGDVIFGEMPVVLFQIEFWNEALQYTRRFLIGNLIVSIPFSVLSYYFALWVLKKVREKRRANATRD; translated from the coding sequence GTGGCAAAGTATTGGGATCGGTTTCGCTTCAAAATCAAGCGACATTTTGTAGAAGTATTGCAGTCCAAAAACTCGGACCACTCCTTAGCCATGGGCTATGCGTTGGGGACCTTTGTGTCCATATTGCCCACGCCAGGATTTAGCTTTTTTATTGGATTGTTGCTGGTGTTGGTATTCAAGCGGATCAACAAAGCCATGGTGTTTATAGCGATGGCAATCTGGAATATCTGGACAGTGATTCCTTTCTATTGGCTCAGTCTGCTGATCGGAGATGTTATTTTTGGAGAGATGCCAGTGGTGTTATTCCAAATCGAATTTTGGAATGAAGCACTACAGTACACCAGACGATTTTTGATCGGAAACCTAATCGTATCAATCCCTTTTTCGGTATTGAGTTATTACTTCGCTCTGTGGGTTTTGAAAAAGGTCAGAGAAAAAAGGAGAGCCAATGCCACCAGAGATTAA
- a CDS encoding porin family protein, which produces MKNRIRLGCMAACMILTLVSVDASAQIELGVKAGLNFNSASIDAASNGGSVKDVADTRTGYHFGAYAVIALGPLALQPEAYYSVQGADIDVNGAKGAINSNYLQVPVLLRFNFLKMFNVHVGPQFGFVIKNELDANGSVEDLKNDTKSGDFSIAAGAGVDLPFNLNVNVRYVKGFTEMMDDNSASGVESMKNAMFQVSIGYALLGR; this is translated from the coding sequence ATGAAAAACAGAATAAGACTAGGTTGCATGGCAGCATGTATGATACTCACCTTGGTATCTGTAGATGCTTCAGCACAAATCGAATTGGGCGTCAAAGCAGGATTGAATTTCAACTCAGCTTCTATAGATGCAGCGAGCAATGGAGGTTCGGTCAAAGATGTTGCTGACACCCGTACAGGTTATCACTTTGGTGCTTATGCCGTGATCGCATTGGGACCATTGGCATTGCAGCCTGAGGCATACTACTCTGTGCAAGGTGCAGATATTGATGTCAATGGAGCCAAAGGCGCAATAAATTCCAATTACCTTCAAGTGCCAGTATTGTTGAGGTTCAATTTCTTGAAAATGTTCAATGTGCACGTAGGTCCTCAGTTTGGCTTTGTGATCAAAAATGAATTGGATGCCAATGGATCGGTAGAAGATTTGAAGAATGATACCAAGTCGGGGGATTTCTCGATTGCGGCAGGTGCAGGAGTAGATTTGCCATTCAACCTAAATGTCAATGTGAGGTATGTCAAAGGCTTTACAGAGATGATGGATGATAATTCTGCCAGCGGTGTGGAATCAATGAAAAACGCCATGTTTCAGGTATCTATTGGGTATGCTCTGCTAGGTCGATAA
- the bioD gene encoding dethiobiotin synthase, translated as MNQSKRYFVTGIDTDSGKTVISAILTQKLKADYWKPVQAGQPTDSDSIRTLISPDLTIHPEGALLNLPMSPHAAAKAENIYLTRAQFAVPHSDRTMVIEGAGGIMVPINDQDLVIDLAMDFDAEVILVSRNYLGSINHTLLSIAYLRSRNFKIAGIIFNDETNTESERFILNYSQLPCLGRIPRLDQITPQLIDQLGDHITLP; from the coding sequence ATGAATCAATCCAAGAGATACTTCGTCACAGGAATAGATACCGACTCTGGCAAAACAGTCATCAGTGCCATCTTGACCCAAAAACTGAAAGCTGACTATTGGAAACCCGTACAAGCGGGACAACCGACAGACAGTGACAGCATCCGTACACTGATCTCTCCTGATCTCACCATCCATCCAGAAGGTGCACTGCTCAATCTACCCATGTCACCACACGCAGCAGCAAAGGCCGAAAACATCTATCTAACCAGGGCACAGTTTGCCGTACCTCACTCGGATCGCACGATGGTTATAGAGGGTGCTGGCGGCATCATGGTTCCTATCAACGACCAAGATTTGGTGATTGATCTGGCTATGGATTTTGATGCTGAGGTGATTTTGGTTTCTAGAAACTACCTCGGCAGTATCAACCATACCTTGCTATCCATTGCTTATTTGCGTTCACGGAATTTCAAAATTGCCGGTATCATTTTCAATGACGAGACCAATACTGAATCAGAACGTTTCATTTTGAACTACAGTCAATTGCCCTGCTTGGGCAGAATCCCACGTTTGGATCAAATCACCCCACAATTAATCGATCAACTCGGAGACCACATCACACTACCATGA
- a CDS encoding lipid A deacylase LpxR family protein — protein sequence MKYYFLFFILIVFNEVFGQSDSLQRHEVAFQFDNDLLFFDAGDRYYTNGLFIDYRRLPRSTSHWSNLLDLKDHHLSLIDFSLVSKIYNPYNLKGDTVLQIDRPYAGVSYLTGGYTSFWKNNSLTLGLDLGWLGSGTHLDRIQTYLHNLFGWVRPRGWDDYQINNTPYAHLYSSIAKELVASEHFSVIGGMDLRLGTVQNYSSLGLTIRLGRCLPIYQSTITNSRLGTRPTGSKHYKEIFFVSKTNLKSVFHNVTIEGNWLGTPSPFVKESVPWVIMQGVGVMMSTDRMDFQALWSYMSREVQGGRFHKYGSLVISRRF from the coding sequence TTGAAGTACTATTTTCTTTTTTTCATCCTCATCGTATTTAATGAAGTTTTTGGACAGAGTGATTCCTTGCAGCGTCATGAGGTAGCTTTTCAGTTTGACAATGACCTCTTGTTTTTTGATGCTGGAGATCGCTACTATACCAATGGTCTCTTCATTGACTACCGTAGATTGCCCCGATCAACTTCTCATTGGTCCAATCTTTTGGACCTAAAAGATCACCACTTATCGCTCATTGATTTCTCACTTGTCTCTAAAATTTACAATCCATACAACCTCAAGGGAGATACAGTTCTACAAATTGATCGACCCTATGCAGGAGTATCGTATTTGACGGGTGGATATACCAGTTTTTGGAAGAACAATTCCCTGACTTTGGGGCTGGATCTGGGCTGGTTGGGATCTGGTACACATCTTGACAGAATCCAGACTTATCTACACAATCTATTTGGATGGGTGAGACCCAGAGGCTGGGACGATTATCAGATCAACAATACGCCATATGCGCATTTGTATTCTTCCATTGCCAAGGAATTGGTGGCGTCTGAACACTTTTCTGTGATTGGAGGGATGGATCTACGACTGGGTACGGTTCAAAACTACTCCTCATTGGGACTGACCATAAGACTGGGCAGGTGTCTGCCTATCTACCAAAGTACTATCACAAACAGTAGGTTGGGGACTAGACCCACTGGGTCAAAACATTACAAAGAGATTTTTTTCGTCAGCAAGACCAATCTAAAAAGTGTCTTTCACAATGTCACTATTGAAGGCAATTGGTTGGGCACTCCTTCTCCTTTCGTCAAAGAGTCCGTTCCTTGGGTCATCATGCAAGGGGTTGGGGTGATGATGAGTACAGATCGAATGGATTTTCAGGCACTCTGGTCTTACATGAGCAGAGAGGTTCAAGGTGGGAGGTTTCACAAATACGGTTCTCTGGTGATATCGAGGAGGTTTTAG
- the bioA gene encoding adenosylmethionine--8-amino-7-oxononanoate transaminase yields the protein MTTAELHQKDKELIWHPFAPLISPFEYIPLASAKGMYLYTTDGEKIIDTVSSWWVNIHGHSDERLAKALYDQALKMEHAIFAGFTHEPAVRLAENLMTVLPDSFSKVFFSDNGSTAIEVALKMAFQYWHNLGEKKKTKVIAIDGAYHGDTFGAMSVGERGGFTAPFFPFLFDVDFIDFPTQDNIEEVMQRFEALVSDEQCSTFIFEPLVQGAGGMRMYSPAILDQLIEIAQRHGVICIADEVMTGFGRTGKNLATDHVTHKPDLICLSKGITGGTMPLGITACNQKIEEAFLSDSYAKALLHGHSYTGNPLACAVANASFEIFTSQVCRDNIARVTGKHKSFAEKLKENPNVENVRTQGTIVAFDLKGFGETSYESEARKKIYPYFLEKGILIRPLGNVIYLMPPYIISDEELDIVYQELLNFLNQLHQK from the coding sequence ATGACTACTGCAGAACTCCATCAAAAAGACAAAGAACTCATTTGGCATCCCTTCGCTCCCCTCATCAGTCCCTTTGAGTATATCCCCTTGGCATCCGCCAAAGGTATGTATCTGTACACGACCGATGGAGAAAAAATCATCGACACAGTATCCTCCTGGTGGGTCAACATACACGGTCACTCCGATGAAAGACTAGCCAAAGCACTCTACGATCAGGCATTAAAGATGGAGCATGCCATCTTTGCAGGATTTACTCACGAACCCGCCGTGCGCCTGGCTGAGAATCTGATGACGGTGCTTCCTGACAGTTTCTCCAAAGTTTTCTTCTCTGACAATGGCAGCACTGCCATCGAGGTAGCTTTGAAGATGGCTTTTCAATACTGGCACAACCTAGGAGAAAAGAAGAAGACAAAAGTAATAGCGATCGATGGAGCCTACCACGGAGATACCTTTGGCGCCATGTCTGTGGGCGAACGTGGCGGGTTTACCGCACCCTTCTTTCCTTTCTTATTCGATGTAGACTTCATTGATTTTCCGACTCAAGACAATATCGAAGAGGTCATGCAGCGTTTCGAAGCATTGGTATCGGATGAGCAGTGCAGCACATTCATATTCGAACCCTTGGTGCAAGGTGCTGGAGGCATGCGCATGTACTCTCCTGCAATACTGGATCAACTCATCGAAATCGCACAACGTCATGGAGTGATTTGCATAGCGGATGAGGTAATGACAGGATTTGGCCGAACAGGTAAAAATCTAGCTACAGATCACGTCACCCACAAACCTGACCTAATCTGCCTATCCAAAGGCATCACTGGTGGTACCATGCCACTAGGAATCACCGCCTGCAATCAGAAGATTGAAGAAGCCTTTCTGAGCGACTCCTATGCTAAGGCACTGCTGCATGGCCACTCTTACACGGGCAATCCACTGGCTTGTGCTGTAGCCAATGCCAGCTTTGAAATCTTCACCAGTCAAGTGTGTAGAGACAACATCGCGAGAGTAACAGGTAAACATAAAAGCTTTGCAGAAAAACTAAAAGAAAATCCAAATGTGGAGAACGTCCGAACGCAAGGGACTATTGTAGCATTTGATCTCAAAGGGTTCGGGGAAACCAGCTACGAAAGTGAGGCTCGGAAGAAAATTTACCCCTACTTTTTAGAAAAAGGGATTCTAATCCGTCCATTGGGTAATGTGATCTACTTGATGCCCCCCTACATCATCAGTGATGAAGAATTGGATATAGTTTATCAAGAATTACTCAACTTTTTGAATCAATTGCATCAAAAATGA
- a CDS encoding universal stress protein — MSTFKKILVPFDDNIKSIEALGYAAMFATGIGAKIIALHIADPKHYHSKKEFRKELNSIVHDQLLPKLNEIHKIYPDIRKIDLQILGQEKSLPQHIVDFAAQNDIDFIILRSHGDPDQNDWELHFKKTNAYKVVLEASCPVVTFTNFPQKMQMKNILVAMDIGEDSSYKVPLATALAQQFGSTLHLLSASEHYDDLDGLDEQLNELSLGLKNKGIDVIKNEVENCTLPAAILKHTQNENFDLVMIMSRPRFRWSDLWISPKAKRIISHSHVPVLSIRSNSPGEIGL, encoded by the coding sequence ATGTCTACGTTTAAAAAAATATTGGTGCCCTTTGATGACAACATCAAGTCTATCGAGGCATTGGGCTATGCAGCCATGTTTGCCACAGGCATTGGTGCCAAAATCATCGCTTTGCATATCGCAGACCCCAAGCACTACCACAGCAAAAAAGAGTTCAGAAAAGAACTCAACAGCATCGTGCATGATCAATTGCTACCCAAGCTCAATGAAATCCACAAAATCTACCCAGATATCCGAAAAATTGACCTTCAAATCCTGGGACAAGAGAAGTCCTTGCCTCAGCACATCGTAGATTTTGCGGCACAAAACGACATTGATTTCATCATCCTCAGGAGCCACGGTGACCCTGACCAAAACGACTGGGAGCTACACTTCAAAAAAACCAACGCCTACAAAGTGGTACTGGAGGCTTCATGTCCAGTCGTCACCTTCACCAACTTTCCTCAAAAAATGCAAATGAAAAACATCCTCGTGGCGATGGATATTGGAGAGGATAGTTCGTACAAGGTTCCACTTGCGACTGCCCTTGCGCAGCAATTTGGCAGCACCTTGCATCTGCTCTCAGCATCCGAACACTACGATGATTTGGACGGGCTGGATGAACAGCTGAATGAGCTATCCCTAGGATTGAAAAACAAAGGCATAGATGTCATCAAAAACGAGGTAGAAAACTGTACTCTCCCTGCCGCCATCTTAAAACACACCCAAAACGAAAATTTTGATCTCGTGATGATCATGAGTAGGCCCAGATTCAGGTGGTCAGACTTGTGGATATCACCCAAAGCCAAACGCATCATTTCGCATTCCCACGTGCCTGTCCTGAGTATTCGATCAAACAGCCCAGGTGAGATAGGACTGTAG
- a CDS encoding PorT family protein → MIKGGIVIVVLLLLAAELYAQKSNVGVKGGINLQEFNLNLSDISHNYHVGVFAKYDLTKKVSMQLEGLYALQAQTHLEEKCQLTEIQVPVLVKYYPLKPFYVQAGAQGNRMLSVMNSSKEKLPIDNPYTFAGLVGVGMCLPSGFDLSFRYLHPIDDAALHSSQFQLSIGFDIY, encoded by the coding sequence ATGATAAAGGGGGGGATTGTGATCGTGGTACTTTTGCTACTAGCTGCTGAGCTGTATGCGCAAAAGTCAAATGTAGGGGTGAAAGGAGGAATCAACCTCCAAGAGTTTAATTTGAACTTGAGTGATATTTCTCACAATTACCATGTGGGAGTTTTTGCCAAGTATGACCTGACCAAAAAAGTCAGCATGCAACTGGAGGGACTCTACGCTCTCCAAGCTCAAACGCATCTGGAAGAGAAATGTCAGTTGACTGAGATACAGGTACCAGTCTTGGTCAAATACTACCCTCTCAAACCGTTTTATGTGCAGGCAGGTGCCCAGGGCAATAGGATGCTCTCAGTGATGAATAGCAGCAAAGAAAAACTGCCTATTGATAATCCATATACTTTTGCTGGATTGGTGGGTGTAGGGATGTGTTTGCCCAGTGGTTTTGATTTGTCTTTCAGGTATTTACATCCGATTGATGACGCTGCATTGCACAGTAGCCAATTCCAATTGTCCATAGGATTTGATATTTATTGA
- a CDS encoding aminotransferase class I/II-fold pyridoxal phosphate-dependent enzyme, which translates to MKLDFIKKLKEREDNGNLRRLSYSTLPLIDFVSNDYLSLSRSEDLFQQINSYSYQNIIHKNGSAGSRLLAGNSQPIEELENKLAGIFKAEAALLFNSGYVANLALISSLPQRSDTIIYDSLSHVCIKEGAQLSPAKSFSFRHNDATDLERKLKNAQGQKFVVIESIYSMDGDQACFEEIISVAQKYEAQLLVDEAHGTGLFGSGGNGLVCALGIEQKFLARVYTFGKAMGVHGACIVGSQDLIDYLTNFARSFIYTTALPIHSIFSIDAAFDYLSQNIHLQSDSQEIIQFFNQYYLDKIGQNDDCYKLQSQTPIQPIVIPGNQKVKNISMLLQQSGFDVRAILSPTVAAGTERLRVCIHTHNSKTEIKNLIDCLSSQL; encoded by the coding sequence ATGAAACTGGATTTCATCAAAAAGCTAAAAGAGAGAGAAGATAATGGCAACCTACGCCGGCTCAGCTACTCTACCCTGCCTCTCATTGATTTCGTATCAAACGACTACCTGAGTCTCAGCAGATCTGAAGACCTCTTCCAGCAAATCAACAGCTACTCCTATCAAAATATCATCCACAAAAATGGTTCGGCTGGTTCACGCTTACTAGCTGGCAATTCACAACCTATTGAGGAACTGGAAAATAAGCTAGCGGGAATTTTCAAAGCGGAAGCTGCACTGCTTTTCAACTCAGGCTATGTGGCCAATCTCGCACTCATCTCTAGCCTCCCTCAGCGCAGTGATACCATCATCTATGACAGTCTATCCCATGTCTGCATCAAAGAAGGCGCACAATTGAGCCCTGCCAAAAGCTTTTCTTTTCGACACAATGACGCTACAGATCTGGAGAGAAAACTCAAAAATGCGCAGGGTCAAAAATTTGTCGTGATCGAATCCATCTACTCGATGGACGGAGATCAAGCTTGCTTCGAAGAGATCATAAGTGTAGCCCAGAAGTACGAGGCACAATTGCTAGTGGACGAAGCACATGGCACTGGACTGTTTGGTTCGGGAGGAAATGGATTGGTCTGTGCATTAGGGATCGAACAAAAATTCCTTGCCCGAGTTTATACTTTTGGCAAGGCTATGGGCGTACACGGTGCCTGTATCGTAGGATCACAAGATTTGATCGATTACCTCACCAATTTTGCTCGCTCATTTATTTATACAACCGCACTGCCTATTCACAGCATCTTTTCCATTGATGCAGCATTTGACTATCTCTCACAAAACATCCATTTGCAAAGCGATAGTCAGGAAATTATTCAGTTTTTCAACCAATACTACTTGGATAAAATCGGTCAAAACGACGATTGCTACAAACTACAAAGTCAAACGCCCATACAGCCCATTGTCATCCCAGGCAATCAAAAAGTCAAAAACATCTCCATGCTCCTACAGCAGTCCGGGTTTGATGTCCGAGCCATTTTGTCCCCTACTGTAGCAGCAGGTACCGAACGTCTGCGTGTTTGCATCCATACCCATAATTCAAAGACAGAAATCAAAAACTTGATCGATTGTCTATCTTCGCAACTATGA